The sequence below is a genomic window from Mycobacterium sp. ITM-2016-00316.
GTGACGTAATTCGCCTGTGTCTCTGGTCCTGAGCGTGCAACGCGGAATCGGCCATTTCGTGACCTCTACTGCTTCGCGGAGTTCATCAGTTCGACGATGCGCTGCAGATCGTCGACCGATCCGAACTCCACCACGATCTTGCCCTTGCGTTTGCCCAAACTGACGGTGACCCGGGTATCGAACGCCGTGGAGAGTTGTTCGGCAACGTCCTGCAGACCCGGCATCTGAATCGGTTTGCGCCGAGGCGCCGGCGGATCGCTCGGACCGTTGCGGTTGGCCAGGGTGACGGCCTCTTCGGTGGCCCGCACCGACAGACCCTCCGCCACGATCCGTGCGGCCAACTCCTCCTGCTTCTCCGGACCACCCTCCAGCGACAGCAGCGCGCGGGCGTGACCCGCCGACAACACACCCGCCGCGACCCGCCGCTGCACCGGGATCGGCAGGCGCAGCAGACGGATCATGTTGGAGATCAGCGGCCGGGAGCGACCGATGCGCGTTGCCAGTTCGTCGTGGGTAACCCCGAACTCGTCGAGTAGCTGCTGATAGGCCGCCGCCTCTTCCAACGGATTCAGCTGAGCCCGATGGATGTTCTCCAGCAAGGCATCGCGCAACATGCTGTCGTCCGCGGTCTCACGAACGATCGCCGGGATGGTCTCCAGACCTGCCTGCTGGGTCGCCCGCAAGCGGCGCTCCCCCATCACGAGCTGATAGCGGGTCGACCCGTCGGCGGCCGGCATCGCGCGCACCACGATCGGCTGCATGACACCGAACTCGCGGATGGAATGCACCAATTCGGCCAGTGCTTCCTCGTCGAAAACCTGCCGCGGCTGGCGTGGGTTGGGGTCGATCAGGCCGGGGTCGATCTCCCGGTAGACCGCGCCGAATTCCGATGACCCGGCCGCCGGCGCATCATCGGCGGTGGCGGGTGCCGGCGCGCCGCCCATCAGGATGTCGGCGGTGGCCGCGCCGATTCGCGGACCGCCGAGCGCTTCACCCTCTGCCGGACCGGTGGGAATCAGGGATGCCAGGCCACGGCCCAAGCCACTGCGTTTCTTCGCCTGGTTCATGATGCTGCCGGTCCCCCTATGTGGATTCGCTCGCTACCAAAATACGTGGCGCCCGCCCGCGGGCCCGGCCCTCGGCACCCTCCCCGGATCGCTCCGTCGAGAACGCTACTGCTCATTCGCGTGGGCCGCCCTTGGTTCTGCCGCGTTCGGCGATCTCCCTGCTGGCGTCGATATAGCTCATCGCTCCACGTGAACCCGGGTCGTAGTCGAGAATCGTCATCCCATACCCGGGCGCCTCGGAGACCTTCACGCTGCGCGGGATCACGGTGCGGAGCACCTTGTCGCCGAAATGCGCCCGGACATCTTCGGCCACCTGATCGGCCAGTCGCGTCCGCCCGTCATACATGGTGAGGACGACGGTGGTGACCTCGAGTTCGGGGTTCAGATGCGCCTTGACCATCTCGATATTGCGCAGCAGCTGGCCCACTCCCTCCAGTGCGTAGTACTCGCACTGGATCGGGATCAGCACCTCCGGCGCGGCGACGAGCGCGTTGATGGTCAGCAGCCCCAGTGACGGCGGGCAGTCGATGAACACGTAGTCGAAGCTGTGTTCCTTCAGTCCCGCCAGTGCGGCCCGAAGCCTGCCCTCGCGAGCGACCATGCTGACGAGTTCGATCTCGGCGCCCGCCAGATCGATGGTGGCCGGCACACAGTAGAGGCGCTCGTTGTGCGGGCTGCGCTGCAGGGCGGCCTCTAGCGGGATCTCACCGATCAGTACCTCGTAGGACGACGGCGTGCCCTCGCGGTGCTCGATACCCAGCGCGGTGCTCGCATTGCCCTGGGGGTCGAGGTCGATCACCAGAGTCTGGAGCCCCTGAAGCGCGAGCGCGGCCGCGACGTTGACCGCCGTGGTGGTCTTCCCCACGCCACCCTTCTGATTGGCGATGGTGAAGACGCGCTGCCGATCGGGGCGCGGCAGCTCCCCGTGGCGCTTGTGCAGCAGCCGGGTCGCCCGCTCGGCTTCGGCAGCAATGGGTGTGTCGGCGACCTGATCGCCCTTCCACGTTCCTGCATCCGGTGACCATGTTTCACGTGAAACGTCGCTCTGCGGAACATCGCGGGCGGACGGCTGACTACTCGCGCTCCCGCGATTACCCCTGCCGAACTTCATCGTTTCCTCCTACCGGGTCGCGAGGCAACCGCTCCGCGTCGTGCGACCACCACGGTGGCAGGTGGCTGCAAAAAGTCCACGCCACATCTCACCACCTTCACCTCTGTGGCTCCAAGCGAGCTGAGTGTCCGCAGGTGCTCTTCGACCTCATCCACGGCACGTTCCCCCTTCAGTGCCAACATCCGACCGCCCGCACGCAACAGCGGCAGGCTCCACCGCGACAACTTGTCCAACGAGGCGACTGCACGGGACACCACCGCATCCATCTCGCCCGCTTCGTCCCGCACCGTTCGATCCTCGGCGCGACCGCGGATCACCGCGACGTCGAGTCCAAGCTCGTCGATCACTTCCCGCAAGAACTCGCTACGCCGCAGCAGCGGCTCGATCAGCGTGACCTTCAGATCCGGCCGCGCAATCGCCAACGGTATACCGGGTAGACCGGCCCCGCTCCCTATGTCGGCGACGCGCTCGCCCGGCTCGAACAGTTCGGCCATGGCGGCGCTATTCACGAGATGGCGGTCCCACAACCGATCGACCTCCGACGGGCCCAGCAGGCCGCGCTCAATCCCGGCCCCGGCGAGGATCTCGCCGTACCGTTGCGCCACTACCAAGCCGTCGCCAAAGCAAAGAGCCGCCGACTGGGGCGCCGGACTCAGTTCGCCATGTTTCACGTGAAACATCCTCCGGTTGCGCTCCAGGCCGACGGCCCTGAACTTGTCGCTCGAACTACATGCGTGTAACTAGCCGACTCACGCGGGCAGCACGACGACGCGTCGCGAAGGCTCCGCGCCCTCACTCTCGCTGCGGACACCATCGACGGCCGCCACGGCGTCATGCACGATCTTGCGCTCGAACGGCGTCATCGGCGACAGTTCCTCGCGCTCGCCGGACTCCAGCACCCGCTGCGCGATCTTGTCGCCCAGCGCCGCCAGCTCGTCGCGCCGACGACGGCGCCACCGCGCGATGTCCAGCATCAGCCGGCTGCGCTCGCCGGTCTTCTGGTGGACGGCCAACCGGGTCAGCTCCTGCAGGGCGTCGAGCACCTCGCCCTTGCGACCGACCAACTTGTTCAGGTCGCTGCCACCGTCGATGCTCACGACCGCTCGGTCGCCCTCGACGTCCAGATCGATGTCACCGTCGAAGTCCAGGAGGTCCAGCAGCTCCTCCAGGTAATCGCCGGCGATCTCGCCCTCGGCGACCAGTCGATCTTCCAGGTCCTCGGTGGGCGCGTCATCGGACGCGGTCTCGGTAACCAGGTCGCTGTCCTCGGGCGCGGCTTCGGTGCGCTCGGTGGTTTCGGCGTCAGTCATATCCGTGTTCTCCTTACTTCGCCACGTCCGCCCCCGGTGGGTTCCCGGGTCGATCGGCTCTCGGCTTGGCTTCTAGCGCTTGCGCTTCTTGGGCCGTGCGCCCGGCCGCGGAGTGCCCCCCGGCGTTCCGTTGGACGCATCGTTGTTTCTGCCCTTGGGGGCAGATGTCTGTGATTCGCCGGCGACCTCTTCGGCCGCTTCCGGCTGGGTGAGCTCCTGCGCCGGATTCGCGGAAGCCGCGCTGTCCGCACCCTCGGTGGACGGATCCTTCGCCACCTTGCGGACCTTGTTCGGCTTCTTACCCGGCGCCGGTGCATTCGCCGAGCGCCGTTCAAGGGCTTCGGCCTTCTTCAGCTCTTCCTCAGCTTCGATCTTGCCGAACACATAGTGCTGCTGAGCGAAGGTCCACACGTTGTTGGACACCCAGTACAGGATGATCGCCAGCGGCAGGAACGGGCCACCGACCACGACGCCGAGTGGGAACACGTACAGCGCCAACTTGTTCATCATCGCGGTCTGCGGGTTCGCGGCGGCCTCTGGACTCTGGCGCGCCACCGACGCCCGGCTGTTGAAGTAGGTCGCAATACCCGCCAGGATCATCAGTGGCAC
It includes:
- the yidC gene encoding membrane protein insertase YidC; the protein is MWVWYKAFAFILGPTNFFAWALSVVFLVFTLRAILYKPFVKQIRTTRQMQELQPQIKALQKKYGKDRQRMALEMQKLQKEHGFNPILGCLPMLAQVPVFLGLFHVLRSFNRTGNNFGELGLDLELNKELPNYVFSAVDVQHFLQANLFGAPLGATMIQSESSWQAFIGFDVSRAAIIGVGVPLMILAGIATYFNSRASVARQSPEAAANPQTAMMNKLALYVFPLGVVVGGPFLPLAIILYWVSNNVWTFAQQHYVFGKIEAEEELKKAEALERRSANAPAPGKKPNKVRKVAKDPSTEGADSAASANPAQELTQPEAAEEVAGESQTSAPKGRNNDASNGTPGGTPRPGARPKKRKR
- the rsmG gene encoding 16S rRNA (guanine(527)-N(7))-methyltransferase RsmG gives rise to the protein MFHVKHGELSPAPQSAALCFGDGLVVAQRYGEILAGAGIERGLLGPSEVDRLWDRHLVNSAAMAELFEPGERVADIGSGAGLPGIPLAIARPDLKVTLIEPLLRRSEFLREVIDELGLDVAVIRGRAEDRTVRDEAGEMDAVVSRAVASLDKLSRWSLPLLRAGGRMLALKGERAVDEVEEHLRTLSSLGATEVKVVRCGVDFLQPPATVVVARRGAVASRPGRRKR
- a CDS encoding ParA family protein: MKFGRGNRGSASSQPSARDVPQSDVSRETWSPDAGTWKGDQVADTPIAAEAERATRLLHKRHGELPRPDRQRVFTIANQKGGVGKTTTAVNVAAALALQGLQTLVIDLDPQGNASTALGIEHREGTPSSYEVLIGEIPLEAALQRSPHNERLYCVPATIDLAGAEIELVSMVAREGRLRAALAGLKEHSFDYVFIDCPPSLGLLTINALVAAPEVLIPIQCEYYALEGVGQLLRNIEMVKAHLNPELEVTTVVLTMYDGRTRLADQVAEDVRAHFGDKVLRTVIPRSVKVSEAPGYGMTILDYDPGSRGAMSYIDASREIAERGRTKGGPRE
- a CDS encoding R3H domain-containing nucleic acid-binding protein, coding for MTDAETTERTEAAPEDSDLVTETASDDAPTEDLEDRLVAEGEIAGDYLEELLDLLDFDGDIDLDVEGDRAVVSIDGGSDLNKLVGRKGEVLDALQELTRLAVHQKTGERSRLMLDIARWRRRRRDELAALGDKIAQRVLESGEREELSPMTPFERKIVHDAVAAVDGVRSESEGAEPSRRVVVLPA
- a CDS encoding ParB/RepB/Spo0J family partition protein; protein product: MNQAKKRSGLGRGLASLIPTGPAEGEALGGPRIGAATADILMGGAPAPATADDAPAAGSSEFGAVYREIDPGLIDPNPRQPRQVFDEEALAELVHSIREFGVMQPIVVRAMPAADGSTRYQLVMGERRLRATQQAGLETIPAIVRETADDSMLRDALLENIHRAQLNPLEEAAAYQQLLDEFGVTHDELATRIGRSRPLISNMIRLLRLPIPVQRRVAAGVLSAGHARALLSLEGGPEKQEELAARIVAEGLSVRATEEAVTLANRNGPSDPPAPRRKPIQMPGLQDVAEQLSTAFDTRVTVSLGKRKGKIVVEFGSVDDLQRIVELMNSAKQ